The Antedon mediterranea chromosome 11, ecAntMedi1.1, whole genome shotgun sequence genome window below encodes:
- the LOC140062636 gene encoding osteoclast-stimulating factor 1-like: protein MSQPARPAPPKPTPKPGQVKVFRALYAYEAQFNDELSFDEGDILYILDMSNDSWWKARSGKKTGLIPSNYVEMSMESVSNPLHEAAKRGNLDFLQECLSNEVSVNGLDKSGSTALHWAAAGGHIDCMKVLLSKANISVNVPNKLGDTPLHSAAWKGFPEAVKLLLSKSARSNIKNKDGKLAYDLASKPEVAVLVQPVSTNNEDDEYLSDGDSD from the exons ATGTCTCAACCAGCCAGGCCCGCTCCACCAAAACCAACTCCAAAACCTG GTCAAGTTAAAGTTTTTAGAGCTCTTTATGCATATGAAGCGCAATTC AATGATGAATTGTCATTTGATGAGGGTGACATTCTATATATCTTAGATATG AGCAATGACAGTTGGTGGAAGGCAAGGAGTGGCAAGAAAACTGGACTAATCCCTAGTAATTATG TGGAAATGAGTATGGAATCCGTTTCTAACCCACTTCATGAGGCTGCCAAGCGGGGGAACCTAGATTTTTTGCAGGAATGTCTTTCAAATGAA GTATCTGTTAATGGTCTTGACAAGTCAGGGTCAACGGCCTTACATTGGGCTGCAGCTGGAGGTCATATTGACTGTATGAAGGTTCTTCTCTCCAAAGCTAATATTTCAGTCAATGTACCT AACAAATTAGGCGACACACCTCTTCACTCTGCTGCCTGGAAAGGATTCCCAGAAGCTGTTAAACTATTATTATCAAAGAGTGCACgttcaaatattaaaaacaaagatgGAAAACTTGCGTATGATCTTGCTTCCAAACCAGAAGTAGCAGTTCTTGTACAACCTGTTTCAACAA atAACGAGGACGATGAATACCTCTCAGACGGAGACTCCGACTAA